In a genomic window of Mesoplasma tabanidae:
- the yihA gene encoding ribosome biogenesis GTP-binding protein YihA/YsxC, whose translation MFKQSVFIKSAANKSGWIEDNIPEVCFVGRSNVGKSSFINTLANNKKLAKVANTPGKTRLLNFFDINNSSFRLVDAPGYGYAKISNSMKVEFGIMMEDYLITRENLKLVCMLVDLRHKPTNDDIQMYDFLKANDIPVLMIGTKLDKLKRNEIAKNEKLIKETLEFDQNDVFVKVSNLDKINIKESYDALIRLLEVENG comes from the coding sequence ATGTTTAAACAAAGTGTATTTATTAAATCTGCAGCAAATAAGTCTGGTTGAATCGAAGATAACATTCCAGAAGTTTGTTTTGTAGGAAGAAGTAATGTTGGTAAATCAAGTTTTATTAATACTTTAGCAAATAATAAAAAATTAGCTAAAGTAGCTAACACACCAGGTAAAACAAGATTATTAAATTTCTTCGATATTAACAATAGTAGTTTTAGACTTGTGGATGCACCTGGATATGGTTATGCTAAAATTTCTAATTCAATGAAAGTTGAGTTTGGTATTATGATGGAGGATTATTTAATAACAAGAGAAAATCTTAAACTTGTCTGTATGTTAGTAGATCTAAGACACAAACCAACAAATGATGATATTCAAATGTATGACTTTTTAAAAGCTAATGATATTCCAGTATTAATGATTGGAACAAAGTTAGATAAATTAAAAAGAAATGAAATTGCAAAAAATGAAAAATTAATAAAAGAAACTTTAGAGTTTGATCAAAATGATGTGTTTGTTAAAGTTTCAAATTTAGATAAAATAAATATTAAAGAGAGCTATGATGCTTTAATTAGATTATTAGAGGTAGAAAATGGATAG
- a CDS encoding valine--tRNA ligase has product MKKELEAKYSYEIVEKNRYEWWIQNEYFKANPDSKKPKFSIVLPPPNVTGKLHIGHAWDGSLQDAIIRFKKLNGFDVLYLPGMDHAGISTQVKVEAKLREQGISRFELGREKFLEQAWKWKHEYAAIIRQQWSKLGLAFDYSMEKFTLDDDINKIVTEIFVDFYNKGLIYKGKRIVNWDPMQKTAISNVEVIYKEVEGFMYHFKYMIQGTNEFLNVATTRPETMFADQCLVVNPKDERYTSFIGKNAINPVNKQAIPIIADDYVELDFGTGVMKCTPAHDLNDFEIAVRHNLEKPICMNEDGTINEMGGQEYQGLDRFEARNKIIENLTKEKTFIKAEPMIHQVGFSERSNAIVEPYLSDQWFVKMDSFADMILKLQESNDKIRFFPERFDQVLKKWMENIHDWTISRQLWWGHRIPAWYNKEDKTKIYVGMEAPKDAENWIQDEDVLDTWFSSGLWPFATLMRGEGFESKYFKEYLPNGVLVTGHDIIFSWVSRMIFQTIEYTGQIPFNDVLIHGLVRDEHGTKMSKSLGNGIDPMDVIANNGSDSLRFSLLTNSTPGQDIRYSDSKVKAGWNFINKLWNASRYVLMNLEEDFKPWEEQAILNSNSLNETDKWVLTEFSKVSKQVNYLIDKYEFAIAGKMLYDFVWNTYCSWYIEFAKVNLNNPKTKEATQQTIVYLLKNILIMLHPYLPFVTEHIYKSLDMKNSILEESWFDKEFIFETDYINVVIELINSIREFRAANNIKNNVVLNWNATNGNLEIITKYNLEINNFLNEFLNANLSINESLISETTSLSVLDFFIEIPNDDFIDKEKMLEELATKKKELENEINRSERMLSNENFISKAAPSKIEEEKEKYELYKQQLELIQDKLNKM; this is encoded by the coding sequence ATGAAAAAAGAATTAGAAGCTAAATATAGTTATGAAATAGTTGAAAAAAATAGATACGAATGATGAATTCAAAATGAGTATTTCAAAGCTAATCCAGATTCTAAAAAACCAAAATTTTCAATTGTTTTACCTCCACCAAACGTAACAGGTAAGCTGCACATTGGGCATGCATGAGATGGAAGTTTGCAAGATGCCATTATTAGATTTAAAAAATTAAATGGATTTGATGTACTTTATTTACCAGGGATGGATCATGCTGGTATCAGTACTCAAGTTAAAGTAGAAGCAAAACTTAGAGAACAAGGTATTAGTCGTTTTGAATTAGGAAGAGAAAAATTCTTAGAACAAGCTTGAAAATGAAAACATGAATATGCCGCAATCATTAGACAACAATGATCTAAATTAGGTCTTGCATTTGATTACAGTATGGAAAAATTTACATTGGATGATGATATTAATAAAATAGTTACAGAAATATTTGTTGATTTTTACAATAAAGGATTAATATACAAAGGTAAAAGAATAGTTAACTGAGACCCAATGCAAAAAACTGCAATTTCAAATGTTGAAGTTATTTATAAAGAAGTTGAAGGGTTTATGTATCACTTTAAATACATGATTCAAGGAACTAATGAATTTTTAAATGTTGCAACAACAAGACCAGAAACAATGTTTGCTGATCAATGTTTAGTTGTTAACCCTAAAGACGAAAGATATACATCATTTATTGGGAAAAATGCGATTAATCCAGTTAATAAGCAAGCAATTCCAATTATTGCTGATGATTATGTAGAATTAGATTTTGGTACTGGAGTTATGAAATGTACTCCAGCACATGATTTAAATGATTTTGAAATTGCTGTTCGTCATAATTTAGAAAAACCAATATGTATGAATGAAGACGGAACAATAAATGAAATGGGTGGACAAGAATACCAAGGTTTAGACCGTTTTGAAGCAAGAAATAAAATTATTGAAAATTTAACAAAAGAAAAAACTTTTATTAAAGCAGAACCTATGATTCATCAAGTTGGATTTAGTGAAAGAAGTAATGCAATAGTAGAACCTTATTTAAGTGATCAATGATTTGTTAAAATGGATAGTTTTGCTGACATGATTTTAAAGCTTCAAGAAAGCAATGATAAGATTAGGTTTTTCCCTGAACGTTTTGATCAAGTATTAAAAAAATGAATGGAAAACATTCATGATTGAACTATATCAAGACAATTATGATGAGGTCACAGAATTCCAGCTTGATATAACAAAGAAGATAAAACAAAAATTTATGTGGGTATGGAAGCGCCTAAAGATGCAGAAAATTGAATTCAAGATGAAGACGTGCTTGATACATGATTTTCATCTGGTTTATGACCTTTTGCCACATTAATGCGTGGAGAAGGATTTGAATCTAAATATTTTAAAGAATATTTACCAAATGGTGTTTTAGTAACCGGTCATGATATTATTTTCTCTTGAGTTTCAAGAATGATATTTCAAACAATTGAATATACTGGGCAAATACCTTTTAACGATGTATTAATACATGGTTTAGTAAGAGATGAACATGGAACAAAAATGAGTAAATCATTAGGTAATGGGATTGATCCAATGGATGTAATTGCTAACAATGGTTCTGATTCATTAAGATTTTCATTATTAACTAATTCAACACCTGGACAAGATATCAGATATAGTGATTCTAAAGTTAAAGCTGGTTGAAATTTCATTAATAAATTATGAAATGCATCAAGATATGTTTTAATGAATTTGGAAGAAGACTTTAAACCTTGAGAAGAACAAGCAATCTTAAATTCAAATTCTCTAAACGAAACTGATAAATGAGTTTTAACAGAATTTAGCAAAGTTTCAAAACAAGTTAATTACTTAATAGATAAATATGAATTTGCAATTGCTGGTAAAATGCTTTATGACTTTGTGTGAAATACATACTGTAGTTGATATATTGAATTTGCAAAAGTTAATTTAAATAATCCAAAAACAAAAGAAGCTACTCAACAAACAATTGTTTATTTATTAAAAAATATATTGATTATGTTGCATCCATACTTGCCATTTGTAACTGAACATATTTATAAATCATTAGACATGAAAAACTCTATTTTAGAAGAAAGTTGATTTGATAAAGAATTTATATTTGAAACAGATTACATTAATGTTGTTATTGAATTAATTAATTCAATAAGAGAATTTAGAGCAGCAAATAATATTAAGAATAATGTGGTTTTAAATTGAAATGCAACTAATGGTAATTTAGAAATAATAACTAAATATAATTTAGAAATAAATAACTTTTTAAATGAGTTTCTTAATGCAAATTTATCAATCAATGAATCTTTGATTAGCGAAACAACAAGTTTGTCTGTACTTGACTTCTTTATTGAAATTCCTAACGATGATTTCATTGATAAAGAAAAAATGTTAGAAGAATTAGCAACTAAGAAAAAAGAACTTGAAAATGAAATAAATAGATCTGAAAGAATGTTAAGTAATGAAAATTTCATATCAAAAGCAGCTCCTTCAAAAATAGAAGAAGAAAAAGAAAAATATGAATTATACAAACAACAATTAGAACTAATTCAAGATAAACTAAATAAAATGTAA
- a CDS encoding cation-translocating P-type ATPase: MDSWESSQIKEIENKLDSDIKTGLTEEEAKKRLIENGKNELPTAKVTPWWVTFLHAFLEPLQLILMFAAVISVVAPLISSPGEKLGFHEFIDFVVIMLIVIVDAVLETIQTVKARKSVDALKSLSKPKAVVLREHNQKEIDASDLVVGDIVILEAGKYVPAELRIVQSADFMIDEAILTGESVPVEKTHKAIKETTILAEKTNIAFMSTFTTAGRAVGIVIGTGLNTEIGKISEAIDKNEESETPLEKKISKFGYVISCVAGLIGIFVFLLLSLVGGFEAWASYLMVAITLAIGVIPESLAAVISITLSFSTKRMANNNVIVKKLASVETLGSVNVICTDKTGTLTQNKMTVKKVIDNNRIMDSDEYLELDKSIQKELLLKALVLPNDSITEGNERIGDPTELALVDFAELMGIDELVYRKKFERIDEIPFDSERKLMSTLNTVDKKTIAFTKGAIDQLLSICDHIMIENKVIKLTESHKHEIMRASINLSDDALRVLAFAYKEVKNNKLEEKGLTFIGAVAMIDPVRKEAVQAIEEAHAAGVEVCMITGDHAITALAIARDLGLAYDEKQVISSDKLDTMSDAELEEVIDNIRVFARVNPEHKVKIVATLQKKGYIVSMTGDGVNDAPSLSKADIGVAMGITGTDVAKQASDVILTDDNFATIMTGVNEGRNVYQKIKRAITLLMGFNLANVLSILIISLIFKISPLEATNILYINLIVESCLAIAIGMGPLDDTLMKLKPQVGKNGLLKGIILPIIKIGVLSALCSVASFFIGMMATDIKTWNNVFNSGEYIGKISLDSTNWLDQIHAIMNSSLSAIERNKLLDEYIVFGRTAMFITIVMSPLFFAHLIKISNWKASKKIKLQVSKPLIYASLIALVLSVGVITIPGLNESVLGLVGYSKETAKWTSDNIWIMFVAFAISIVPFLLILLIDAIVFYSYHLSVGNWQKNQMLIAEMINQDVKEQNKKHKK; encoded by the coding sequence ATGGATAGTTGAGAGAGTAGTCAGATAAAAGAAATTGAAAATAAGTTAGATAGTGATATAAAAACAGGTTTAACAGAAGAAGAAGCAAAAAAAAGACTTATAGAGAATGGTAAAAATGAATTACCAACTGCAAAGGTTACTCCTTGATGAGTTACATTCTTGCATGCGTTTCTTGAACCATTACAATTAATATTAATGTTTGCTGCTGTTATATCAGTTGTAGCACCATTAATTTCATCTCCTGGTGAAAAATTAGGTTTTCATGAATTTATAGATTTTGTTGTTATTATGCTTATTGTTATTGTTGATGCTGTTTTAGAAACAATTCAAACAGTTAAAGCTAGAAAGAGTGTTGACGCACTTAAGTCACTTTCTAAGCCAAAGGCTGTAGTTTTAAGAGAACATAATCAAAAAGAAATAGATGCATCTGATCTTGTAGTTGGTGATATTGTAATTCTTGAAGCTGGTAAATATGTTCCTGCTGAATTAAGAATTGTTCAATCAGCTGATTTCATGATCGATGAAGCAATTTTAACTGGTGAATCAGTTCCTGTTGAAAAAACACATAAAGCAATAAAAGAGACAACTATATTAGCAGAAAAAACTAATATAGCATTCATGTCAACATTTACTACAGCTGGTAGAGCTGTAGGTATTGTTATTGGAACTGGTTTAAACACAGAAATAGGGAAAATTTCAGAAGCTATTGATAAAAACGAAGAGTCTGAAACTCCGCTTGAGAAAAAAATTAGTAAATTTGGATATGTGATTAGTTGTGTAGCAGGTTTAATAGGAATTTTTGTTTTTTTATTATTATCTTTAGTTGGTGGATTTGAAGCATGAGCTAGTTATTTAATGGTTGCAATTACTTTAGCAATTGGTGTTATACCAGAATCATTGGCAGCTGTAATTTCTATTACATTGAGTTTTTCAACAAAAAGAATGGCAAATAATAATGTTATTGTTAAAAAATTAGCAAGTGTTGAAACTTTAGGTTCAGTTAATGTTATTTGTACAGATAAAACTGGTACATTAACTCAAAATAAAATGACAGTCAAAAAAGTTATTGATAATAATAGAATTATGGATTCAGATGAATATCTTGAATTAGATAAAAGTATTCAAAAAGAATTATTACTTAAAGCTTTAGTTTTACCAAATGATAGTATTACTGAGGGAAATGAAAGAATTGGAGATCCAACAGAATTAGCGTTAGTAGATTTTGCTGAGTTAATGGGAATTGATGAACTAGTTTACCGTAAGAAATTCGAAAGAATTGATGAAATACCTTTTGATAGTGAAAGAAAGTTAATGAGTACTTTAAATACTGTTGATAAAAAAACTATAGCATTTACAAAAGGTGCTATAGACCAATTATTAAGTATTTGTGATCATATAATGATTGAAAATAAAGTTATTAAATTAACTGAATCTCATAAACATGAAATTATGCGTGCAAGTATTAATTTAAGTGATGATGCATTAAGAGTTTTAGCTTTTGCTTATAAAGAAGTTAAAAATAATAAACTTGAAGAAAAGGGTCTTACTTTTATTGGAGCAGTTGCAATGATTGACCCAGTTAGAAAAGAAGCTGTTCAAGCAATTGAAGAGGCTCATGCTGCTGGAGTTGAAGTTTGTATGATTACAGGTGATCATGCGATTACTGCTTTAGCTATTGCTAGAGATTTAGGATTAGCTTATGATGAAAAGCAAGTTATTTCATCAGATAAACTTGATACTATGTCTGATGCAGAATTAGAAGAAGTTATTGATAACATAAGAGTATTTGCTCGTGTTAACCCAGAACATAAGGTTAAGATTGTTGCTACATTACAGAAAAAGGGATATATTGTCTCAATGACTGGTGATGGAGTAAATGATGCACCAAGTTTAAGTAAAGCTGATATTGGGGTTGCTATGGGTATTACAGGTACTGATGTGGCAAAACAAGCGAGTGATGTTATTTTAACTGACGATAACTTTGCAACTATTATGACTGGAGTTAATGAAGGAAGAAACGTTTATCAAAAAATTAAGCGAGCAATTACTTTATTAATGGGATTCAACTTAGCTAACGTTTTATCTATTTTAATAATTTCATTAATTTTTAAAATATCACCATTAGAAGCAACAAATATTTTATACATTAACTTAATAGTAGAATCATGTTTAGCTATTGCTATTGGAATGGGTCCATTAGATGACACTTTAATGAAACTTAAACCACAAGTTGGAAAAAATGGATTATTAAAAGGAATAATACTTCCTATCATTAAAATTGGAGTACTATCAGCATTATGTTCAGTTGCTTCATTCTTTATTGGAATGATGGCAACAGACATTAAAACTTGAAACAATGTATTTAACTCAGGCGAATATATTGGAAAAATAAGTTTAGATTCAACAAACTGATTAGATCAAATACATGCAATTATGAATAGTAGTTTATCAGCTATTGAAAGAAATAAACTTTTAGATGAATATATTGTTTTTGGAAGAACTGCAATGTTTATAACAATTGTTATGTCACCATTGTTTTTTGCTCATTTAATAAAAATATCAAATTGAAAAGCATCTAAAAAAATTAAATTACAAGTTTCAAAACCTTTAATTTATGCGTCATTAATTGCTTTAGTTTTATCAGTTGGAGTTATAACAATTCCAGGTTTAAATGAAAGTGTTTTAGGATTAGTGGGATATTCAAAAGAAACAGCAAAATGAACAAGTGATAATATTTGAATTATGTTTGTAGCATTTGCAATTTCAATAGTTCCATTTTTATTGATTTTATTAATTGATGCAATTGTATTTTACTCATATCATTTATCAGTTGGTAATTGACAAAAAAATCAAATGCTAATTGCTGAAATGATTAATCAAGATGTAAAAGAACAAAATAAAAAACATAAAAAGTAA